The Spirochaetaceae bacterium region CTTTGTAATTATTGGGCAATAGGTAGTTGGTACCGGCCAGCATATCGGCTAATTTACTATAATTTAACAAAACATTGTAACGGTAAATGTTCTCGGCATAACCAACTACCACACAGGCATAAAAAAGTTTGCTTAAACTATGTTCGTTTTGAGACTCGGCAATAAGTTTATTTAAAGCATAGCTGTTTATAGAAACAAAACTTATCCCCGCTTGGTTGCATAAAAAAAGCTGCTCGGTAAATAAATAATACAACTCTTCGTGCCAGCTGCTTTGGGTAATATCGTGATTATCTGTAAAAGTTAATCTAAATTTTAGCTTATAAGTGGCTTTAAAGTTATTTAAATAATCTAAAAAGTAAACCAGCCCATCGCTGTTTATTATAATATCTTTAAATATAAAATTAAAGATAACGCCGTCATCATAATTTTGTAAGTGGGCTAAAACCTTAAGCATTTCGTCTTTGACAAAAATTAAATAATTTTTGTTGCCGTCTTCAAAATTATCCAAAGTTATGTTATACTCAAAGTGTATTTTGCCATAACCTAAAGTTAATCCATTTAAATTAATGGGTTTGAGTGCTTTACCAAAGGTAAAATCGTTAATATTATTATACATGGCTAAATTATAAGATAAAATAAAAATGATGTCTACAAATGTGTTAATTTTTACAGGGGGCGAGCGGGTTTTACCGCAGCATTACCGGCCGTTATTAACTATAAATAGTTTGTTAATAGCAGCCGATAGCGGTTACCTTTACTACGAAGACGGTTTAACCTTTGATTACGCCATTGGCGATTTTGACAGTGCGCCGGCCGCTAAAGCTAAACAAATAATTAGCTACCCGCCTAATAAAGATTATACCGATACCGAACTGGCGGTGCAGCTGGCCGTTAGTAAAGGTTTTAGCCAAATATATTTAATTGGCGGTAGCGGCGGCAGGCTAGACCATTTAATGGCTAACTACCGGCTGCTTTACAGCTACCCTATTACCCAGTGGCTAACGGCGCACGAGCATATAAATGTGGTAAGCGATGAACTTACTTGGCAAAGCCAAGAGGTTGTCTCTTTGATAGGGAATGAGGAGAGCCAAATTGCCGAATGTACAGGTTTAAAGTGGCCTCTTAACGGGCTTAATTTTGCTAAACAAAGCAGTATTAGCAACCAAACTACCGGGCGTTTTAGCCTAAAAATGGCTAAAGGTAAATTAATTGTAATACGCCCTTACAATATACCGTTAATTTTATAACTAAAAAAGTCGAAAAGTAAAGTAATTTGTATTAAAAAGCTAGCCGGAGTAACAAGTATGGCCAAAAGAATATCTACCAAAATGTCTTTCTTACTAACTACAGGGATTGGCTCTATTGCCATCATCACCTGTATTGTCCTTATTATGACAGGCCGTTTAATTAGCCTTTCGCAAGAAAATATGCAAAAAAGTTTGGCTTCTACGGCAGCGACAACCCATGCTATTTTACAAAATTTTACCACCACTTACACCAACGTTATGTTACAGCTAAGCCGCAGCGCCGAGCTGCGCGGCTTTATGGAAAATCCCGGCAGCCCCGCCGCCGCCGCTAACTTAACGGCTTTATTAAGCGCCACCAAAGGTATTTATACCGATATAGATATTATCCACTATGTAAACTCTAGCGGTACGGTAGTTCTTTCCTCCAGCGGTATGGGGCTTAATAATAATGTTTCTTCTGCCGCTTGGTTTCAAAGCGCTATGGGTTTTAATATGTATATGAGCGATGTACCGTTTACTTCGGCCTTTACAGGCCGAGTTGTTACGGCGTTTGCCATTCCGGTACGCACCGGGCAGGGTCAAGGCGCTACCGGCAGCGGAGTACTCTATATAGAAGTAAATTGGCATAACTTTTTACGGCAAAACTTTGAAAATATCAGTATTGGCCAAACTGGCTACATAATGGTAGAAAATGCCCGTACCAATATTGTAGTTGTCAACCGCGATTTTGATTTAATCGGCAACCCTAACCATAGCTTTTTACTGCCTTATTTAACCGAAATGACCGGCAGCGGCGTGGTTACCAATGCCTTTGATGGCAATGGTATTTTATTTAGTTACTATACCGCCAACATCAACCCCATGACTAGCTCGGCTAACTTTGGTATTAACCTACCTTTATGGCGCACCATTGTAATACAAGACCGCAACGAAATTTTAGAGCCCGCTATGGCTGGTATTTTTGATGTGATAAGGGTTGGTATTGTTATGGTTTTAGTCCTGCTGGCCTTACTCTTTGTGGGTTATTTTTTAAACATAGACAGAGTACTGGGCGGCGAACCAACTTTTATTTTAGGAGCTATCGATGAAATAATCGATAAGAATTTAGTTATTACCTCCGAACAAGAAGAATCTTTTCCTAAAAACCCTAAAGGTATTTTACGCTCTTTAATAAAGATGAACAACGATTTAGCCGGCACAATTAAACACCTTAAGGAAGTGTCGGACCACTTAACCTCCGGCAGTAACGTGATGGAAGATGGTTTTAATAGTATGCTTGATAGTAAAAACAACATTAATGACAGCATTAATGAAGAAAAACGCATTATGGTAGATGCCCAAAAGGGAATTGAAACCGTAGAAATCAGTATTACCGAGCTAAACGGTTTAAGCGATAAACTTACCGAGCAAATAGAAAGCCAAGTAACCAGCCTTACCCAAAGTTCGGCCGCCGTTAAAGAAATGATTGCCAACATTGGCTCGATAACCGGTAATATTAAAAAACTTAACGATGGCTTTAACCATCTAAAAGAGGCCAGCAGCTTAGGCCGTGACCTGCTACTAGCAATGAGTGAGCAAATTCACGAAGTATCTACCCAATCGGAATCGTTGCAAGAAGCCAACGAGGCTATCCAAAGTATTGCCAGCCAAACCAACTTGCTGGCCATGAACGCCGCTATCGAAGCTGCCCATGCCGGCGAGGCTGGTAAAGGTTTTGCCGTAGTTGCCGAAGAAATTCGCCGCTTAGCCGAAGAAAGTGCCGAGCGTGCCATCGATACCGGCACAAATTTATTACGCATTAAAGAAAGTGTAGATAGGGTAACCAACGGTAATGAAGAAGCCCAAAACTCTTTTAGTATTGTTTTAGGCCGCATTAACAACCTTAACGATATACAGCTGCAAATTGGAGCGGCGATGACCGAACAAAACGAAGGCAGTAAAGAAGTGTTGGTAGCCATAGAAGAAATGAATAAATTATCTATCGATGTAAAAGAAACTTCGGGCGATATTAGCGGCAATCAAGATATAATTAAAGACAGTATGGCTTCTTTAAAAGAAACTGCCGTAGCTATTAATGCCGCTATTAATACGGTAGCCGACGAAACGGTTACCTTAAGCAGCCTCTTTAGCGAAAACCACGCCCAAGTGCAGCAAAACAGAAATTTGATTAAACAAATTAACGAAGAACTTAATGGATTTAAGGTTTAACCCTTATAAGTTAGCGATTGCGCGGCCTTAAAAAGCGGCGGCAATTTAAAAAGGTAATGGTAAGTAAGGTAAAAAATGAGCGATTATTTTGATAGTGATGAGCTTTTAAAAGATTTTTATCTTGAAGCAGAGCAACAAGTTGAAATTTTAGAACATAATATTTTAGCTATTGAAAATGATAAAAGCGACAGCGATGCTATCGACGAAATATTTAGGGCTGCCCATACGCTAAAGGGCGGAGCAGCTACGGTACAAATGACCGAACTGGCCGAGTTTACCCATATAGTAGAAGATTTACTCGATGCCATAAGGGCCAACAAAGTTACCATTATTACCGCTACTATCGATGCGTTGCTCGAGGCCCTCGATGTTATTAAGGCAATGCTGGAAGAGCGTAAAAACGGCAGCATTTATAACCAAGATGTTAGCGACCTTAAAACTATCTTAAAAGGCCTTACCGCCGGCAGCACCGTGCCTTCCGCGCCGCCGGCAGCAGCCCCCGTTGCTCCTGCTCAAACCGCCGCCGCCGTTCCGCAACCCGCCGATGAAAGTCAAATTGACGGCAGTTTAGTGGCCAACAACGGCCCTTCGGCCGAGCTTACCCAAGATGATATAGAAGAAATGCAGGCGGCCCTTCCCTCCGGCGCTACTTTATATCGTGTGCGTGTAGAATTTGACGAAGCTAACCCCATGAACTCGGTAGGCGGTATCCAAGTATTTGCCAGTCTTAAAACGATAAGCCAAGTGCTGCGGACCTTCCCCGATTTTGATAAACTTTACGAAGATAACTTTTTTCCTTTTGTCGATTATTATATCGCCAGCAGCAACCCGCTTAACGAGATTGAGGCTAAAGGCTCTATCTCCGATGCTACCCTATCAATAGCGGTAAGTAATGTCAGCCAACTTCAAATAGTAGGCTCGGCTGTTCCCGCTCAACCCGCTGTAGCTGCTCCGCCGGCCATCAGTGAACCACCGGCAGCAACACCGCCGCCGCAACCGATAGCTGCCGCTCCGGCCGTAACGAACGAAGTAAACGACTCTGGTATAGCCAACCTGCCGCTTAACGAAGAAGAGCAGTTGGCCCGGCGGGCTCCGGCCGCCGGCTCTACTAAAGTAGAAACCACGCAAATGCTTAATGTGGATTCTAAACGTATCGATGTGCTTTTAAATTTGGTCTCCGAAATTGTTATTACCAAAGGAGCGTTTAACCAAGTTTTAGGGCAATTAAACAATAATGTAGCCAGCTTTCAATATGTAAAAAGCACCTATAATATGGCTTTAAAGAAATTTATCGATAATTTGCCCGATTTAATTACCAATATGAACAGCGGCGAATTTACCATTAAAGATGTGCGTAAATCGGTAACCAACTCTTTTCAGGATATTTTCTTTGCCCTGTTAGGGTTTGAAGCCGAATTGCGCGGCGTAGAGGGTAAAATTAAAGGAGTGGCCACCGATTTAGGCCGCACCACCAACGAACTGCACGAAAGTGTGCTTAAAGTGCGCATGGTGCCGGTAGATAAAACCTTTAAACGTTTTCCTAAATTGGTGCGCGACCTTTCGCGTAGCCTCAATAAAGAGGTGCACCTCGAAATTATTGGCGGTGAAACCGAAATGGACAAAACCGTAGCCGAAAAATTAACCGACCCTTTAATGCACTGCGTACGCAACAGTATGGACCACGGTATCGAGCTGCCCGATGTGCGCGAGCGGCGCGGCAAAAGCCGCGAAGGCAATTTAATTTTAAAGGCCAGTAATCAGGGTAATACCGTTATCATCGAAATTACCGATGATGGTAATGGCATCGATGTTAATGCCATTAAAGCCAAAGCCATTGAGCGCGGCATTATTAAAGAAGATAAAGTTTTAAGTAACCAAGAGGCCTTTAACTTAATGATGGAGCCCGGTTTTAGCACCGCCAAACAAATTACCAATGTTTCGGGGCGCGGTGTGGGGCTTGATGTAGTAAAGCGCTCGATAGAGGGCTTAAACGGCGAGATTAGTATTTGGAGCGAGCTGGGGCACGGCACCACTTTTACTATTAAACTGCCTTTAACTTTAGCTATTATTCAGGGCTTAATGGTGCGGGTAGCCAAAAACATTTTTGCTATCCCTATTGTCAACGTGCTGGAGAGTTTTAGGATTAAACCCAGCGAGATTAACCAGCTGGATAACTTTGAGGTATTTAATGTGCGCGAAGATGTGGTATCTATCTTGCGTTTAAGTAAAATTTTTGGTATTACGGCCGACCCCGACCAAGAACATAATTTTATTGTAGTAGTAGGCACAGAAGATAAAAAAGTTGGCTTAATGGTAGATTCGCTTATTGGCGAAGAAGATGTGGTTATTAAACCCTTAAAAGACCAGTATGCCGCCAGTAAAGGCATAGCCGGCGCTACCATCTTAGGTGATGGTACGGTAAGCCTAATCATCGATGTGGCCGAGCTGTTGACTTTAGGCTATCAAAAAGAGCTAGAAATGCGTACTGATAACCGCCAAAGTTTAGCTTTAAATGAGGTATAATATGAGCGGTATAATGGCAAATAACAAAGAAAACTTAATAAACCTTGATTATAAAATGGTAACTTTTTCGCTGGGCGACAGAGATTACGGCATTAATATTTTAAGTATTAAAGAAATTCAAAAAGGAAACCGCTTTACTTATATCCCTAATGCCCCCGATTATGTACGCGGCGTTTACAACTTGCGCGGCGAAATTATTAGCGTGGTAGATTTACGCACTTTTTTTGGTATTGCCGTTAAAAGTAAGGCCGAAAAACCGGCCGAAGAATTAATTTGCCGGAATTGCCCCGTCGAAGAAAAACAATGCGAAACCTGCCCGGTAGCTTTTGCCCAAAGCGAATTAGAAAAAGAAAAGGCCCTCAATGAATTAGCCAAAAATGAAAAAATTAATAACGCCGGCTGGCGGCGCAAAGAAAATGCGGGCAATGCCCAGCTGGAAAATATTTTAATCGCGCGTATCGGCGAAACTACTTTAGGTATTATTGTGGATAGTATTAGTAAAGTAATCAATGTCGATTCGGGCACTATTCAACAGGCTCACCCGCTTTTTGCCGATGTTAATATTCAATATATTTATGGGATTGTCGAAAAAGAAGAAAAACTTTACATTATTTTAGATATTGATAAAATCTTTGGTAAATACGATAGCGAAAAAACCGCCGAAGGCACACCGGCCGCCGCCGTAGCCCCGCAAACCACAGCCGCTGTCCAGCGTCAGCAGGTAATTAGCGCACCGCCGGTTTACGAGGAGATAGTGCCCTATCAGCCGCCGGCCGCCGCCGAAGTTATAGAAGAAGAAGTACCTACCCCGCTCTCTAAAGATGAGCTGGCCGAACTGTTAGAGCCATTGCCTAACCAAGATTTACCCGATGAGGCCGATAAAAGCCGCCTTTTAGCTTTAAACACAGAAGGCATAGACCCGATGGCGGCGGCGGCGCAGCTTAATACTGAGCAATTAAAAGAGCAGCTTCATAATCTAAGCGGAATTTATATTAATGATGTTAATGAAAACTGGTTTACCGAACGTGTGGCCGAGTACAACCATCAGCTGGGAGCGGCAGCTTTAAATATGAGCAGCAGCGAAGAGGC contains the following coding sequences:
- a CDS encoding methyl-accepting chemotaxis protein; the protein is MAKRISTKMSFLLTTGIGSIAIITCIVLIMTGRLISLSQENMQKSLASTAATTHAILQNFTTTYTNVMLQLSRSAELRGFMENPGSPAAAANLTALLSATKGIYTDIDIIHYVNSSGTVVLSSSGMGLNNNVSSAAWFQSAMGFNMYMSDVPFTSAFTGRVVTAFAIPVRTGQGQGATGSGVLYIEVNWHNFLRQNFENISIGQTGYIMVENARTNIVVVNRDFDLIGNPNHSFLLPYLTEMTGSGVVTNAFDGNGILFSYYTANINPMTSSANFGINLPLWRTIVIQDRNEILEPAMAGIFDVIRVGIVMVLVLLALLFVGYFLNIDRVLGGEPTFILGAIDEIIDKNLVITSEQEESFPKNPKGILRSLIKMNNDLAGTIKHLKEVSDHLTSGSNVMEDGFNSMLDSKNNINDSINEEKRIMVDAQKGIETVEISITELNGLSDKLTEQIESQVTSLTQSSAAVKEMIANIGSITGNIKKLNDGFNHLKEASSLGRDLLLAMSEQIHEVSTQSESLQEANEAIQSIASQTNLLAMNAAIEAAHAGEAGKGFAVVAEEIRRLAEESAERAIDTGTNLLRIKESVDRVTNGNEEAQNSFSIVLGRINNLNDIQLQIGAAMTEQNEGSKEVLVAIEEMNKLSIDVKETSGDISGNQDIIKDSMASLKETAVAINAAINTVADETVTLSSLFSENHAQVQQNRNLIKQINEELNGFKV
- a CDS encoding chemotaxis protein CheA, translating into MSDYFDSDELLKDFYLEAEQQVEILEHNILAIENDKSDSDAIDEIFRAAHTLKGGAATVQMTELAEFTHIVEDLLDAIRANKVTIITATIDALLEALDVIKAMLEERKNGSIYNQDVSDLKTILKGLTAGSTVPSAPPAAAPVAPAQTAAAVPQPADESQIDGSLVANNGPSAELTQDDIEEMQAALPSGATLYRVRVEFDEANPMNSVGGIQVFASLKTISQVLRTFPDFDKLYEDNFFPFVDYYIASSNPLNEIEAKGSISDATLSIAVSNVSQLQIVGSAVPAQPAVAAPPAISEPPAATPPPQPIAAAPAVTNEVNDSGIANLPLNEEEQLARRAPAAGSTKVETTQMLNVDSKRIDVLLNLVSEIVITKGAFNQVLGQLNNNVASFQYVKSTYNMALKKFIDNLPDLITNMNSGEFTIKDVRKSVTNSFQDIFFALLGFEAELRGVEGKIKGVATDLGRTTNELHESVLKVRMVPVDKTFKRFPKLVRDLSRSLNKEVHLEIIGGETEMDKTVAEKLTDPLMHCVRNSMDHGIELPDVRERRGKSREGNLILKASNQGNTVIIEITDDGNGIDVNAIKAKAIERGIIKEDKVLSNQEAFNLMMEPGFSTAKQITNVSGRGVGLDVVKRSIEGLNGEISIWSELGHGTTFTIKLPLTLAIIQGLMVRVAKNIFAIPIVNVLESFRIKPSEINQLDNFEVFNVREDVVSILRLSKIFGITADPDQEHNFIVVVGTEDKKVGLMVDSLIGEEDVVIKPLKDQYAASKGIAGATILGDGTVSLIIDVAELLTLGYQKELEMRTDNRQSLALNEV
- a CDS encoding thiamine diphosphokinase codes for the protein MMSTNVLIFTGGERVLPQHYRPLLTINSLLIAADSGYLYYEDGLTFDYAIGDFDSAPAAKAKQIISYPPNKDYTDTELAVQLAVSKGFSQIYLIGGSGGRLDHLMANYRLLYSYPITQWLTAHEHINVVSDELTWQSQEVVSLIGNEESQIAECTGLKWPLNGLNFAKQSSISNQTTGRFSLKMAKGKLIVIRPYNIPLIL
- a CDS encoding chemotaxis protein CheW, with protein sequence MANNKENLINLDYKMVTFSLGDRDYGINILSIKEIQKGNRFTYIPNAPDYVRGVYNLRGEIISVVDLRTFFGIAVKSKAEKPAEELICRNCPVEEKQCETCPVAFAQSELEKEKALNELAKNEKINNAGWRRKENAGNAQLENILIARIGETTLGIIVDSISKVINVDSGTIQQAHPLFADVNIQYIYGIVEKEEKLYIILDIDKIFGKYDSEKTAEGTPAAAVAPQTTAAVQRQQVISAPPVYEEIVPYQPPAAAEVIEEEVPTPLSKDELAELLEPLPNQDLPDEADKSRLLALNTEGIDPMAAAAQLNTEQLKEQLHNLSGIYINDVNENWFTERVAEYNHQLGAAALNMSSSEEAADFLNTFYSRCSESLWDDLLLNELISLLPDEAADVFDISSVNPNNKGNIFYIWNIGCAGGYESYSVAVAALQKNDKIKVVAQDKDLLKVASATSLTVPEPTDISPLYRPYLSEAGGSWQFSNELKNMIIFEYHDINHAHKPPGLNLVVVRDVLSFLEAEQQQKLLDEITRLAAKGVILIVGDNEVINSDSWQRLDSSLSAYQKI